A genomic segment from Candidatus Korarchaeum cryptofilum OPF8 encodes:
- a CDS encoding hydrogenase maturation protease, with protein MRSLIICIGNPMRSDDGLGFRVWEELRARGVHAILSGPDLPPQITDFDRVILIDAIDFKAEPGSVFEGRIEDLDVLEARSSTHALSPLSFLKIIKEVTGRPEEAILIGVQPKSLEEGEGLSEEVEGAVSEVIDRVMRLIGLEDEA; from the coding sequence ATGAGGAGCCTCATCATCTGCATCGGGAACCCAATGAGATCCGATGATGGGCTCGGATTCAGGGTATGGGAGGAGCTGAGGGCCAGAGGGGTTCATGCAATCCTCTCCGGCCCCGATCTCCCCCCACAAATAACTGATTTTGATAGAGTAATCTTGATAGATGCTATTGACTTCAAAGCGGAGCCTGGAAGTGTCTTCGAGGGGAGGATAGAGGACCTCGATGTATTGGAGGCTAGATCTTCCACTCACGCTCTCTCGCCCCTCAGCTTCCTTAAGATAATTAAGGAAGTGACAGGCCGGCCTGAGGAGGCGATCCTGATAGGAGTGCAGCCTAAGAGCTTGGAGGAGGGCGAGGGGCTGAGTGAGGAGGTTGAGGGAGCTGTTAGCGAGGTCATCGATAGAGTAATGAGGTTGATTGGCCTTGAGGATGAAGCCTGA
- a CDS encoding Ni/Fe hydrogenase subunit alpha, whose protein sequence is MREIVVEHLARVEGHGDIEVVVEGDAVKRAVLRIYEGPRFFERILIGKSYYEVPDITARICSICPDPYQVASSRAIEKAMGIRVDRQVEALRELQLISDVIHSHALHLFFLALPDFLGYKDAIGMAAQYPETVKLALKVKRAGNAIKEVITGRTVHGVVTKPGGYTKVPRAEDLERLRKQLESSIDGAREAIRVFSSLKMPEYSLDDNLYIAVDPGEHYGYSGEYLLVSDGTRHPVEKYMDLTNEVTVEHSSAKHSSYKGSSFMTGALARLLLNEKRLYGEAKESYESLRDKIDPRNPFSNNMAQAIELLYSVQRAMDIIDGLLDEGIKDKLMVEVKPRAGEGIAVVEAPRGLLYHHYKLDDNGKVVFANLVTPTAQNAANMDKYLRIAVRNLKDLSDDELKLKLEMLVRAYDPCISCSVHLTRIGV, encoded by the coding sequence ATGAGGGAGATAGTAGTTGAGCATTTAGCGAGAGTGGAGGGGCATGGAGATATAGAAGTTGTTGTAGAGGGTGATGCTGTAAAGAGAGCTGTCCTAAGGATATATGAGGGGCCCAGGTTCTTCGAGCGTATATTGATAGGGAAGAGCTACTACGAGGTCCCGGATATAACGGCGAGGATATGTTCCATATGCCCCGATCCCTATCAGGTAGCTTCATCCAGAGCTATAGAGAAGGCCATGGGGATAAGGGTGGATAGGCAAGTCGAGGCCCTGAGGGAGCTCCAGCTCATATCCGATGTCATACACAGCCACGCCCTCCACCTCTTCTTCCTAGCTCTACCAGACTTCTTAGGATATAAGGACGCTATAGGAATGGCAGCGCAGTACCCTGAGACTGTGAAGCTCGCTTTGAAAGTTAAGAGAGCTGGAAACGCGATAAAGGAAGTTATAACAGGAAGGACTGTTCACGGAGTCGTGACGAAGCCCGGAGGCTACACGAAGGTCCCGAGAGCTGAGGACTTGGAGAGGTTGAGGAAGCAGCTTGAGAGCTCTATTGATGGCGCTAGAGAGGCGATAAGGGTATTTTCATCCCTTAAAATGCCCGAATATTCTTTAGATGATAACTTGTACATTGCAGTGGATCCCGGAGAGCACTACGGCTACTCAGGAGAATATCTCCTCGTATCCGATGGGACCAGGCACCCGGTGGAGAAATACATGGATTTAACGAATGAGGTCACGGTGGAGCATTCCTCAGCTAAGCACTCGAGCTATAAGGGGAGCAGCTTCATGACTGGAGCTCTGGCCAGACTACTCCTCAATGAGAAGAGGCTCTACGGGGAGGCTAAGGAGTCTTACGAGAGCCTCAGGGATAAGATCGATCCCAGGAACCCCTTCAGTAACAATATGGCTCAAGCGATAGAGCTCCTTTACAGCGTCCAGAGGGCCATGGATATAATAGATGGTCTCTTGGATGAGGGGATAAAGGATAAGCTAATGGTGGAAGTCAAGCCAAGGGCTGGAGAAGGCATAGCTGTCGTCGAGGCTCCCAGAGGATTGCTCTACCATCACTACAAGCTCGATGATAATGGGAAAGTGGTATTCGCGAACCTCGTCACTCCAACTGCTCAGAATGCCGCAAACATGGACAAATATTTGAGGATAGCCGTCAGGAATCTCAAGGATCTGAGCGATGATGAGCTCAAGCTCAAGTTGGAGATGCTGGTCAGGGCGTACGATCCCTGCATCTCCTGCTCCGTCCACCTGACTAGGATCGGAGTATGA
- a CDS encoding coenzyme F420-reducing hydrogenase subunit gamma, with amino-acid sequence MGKLRAAFYSLTGCQGEYLTILGMEDILLDLLSLVDIAEFKLASSKEYDGKVDIAFVEGSVSTERDLEYIKRIRGNSKILVALGDCAVWGGIQASTSGQDPKELMRSVYKTEKNLYGFLGEHKGISEVVPVDYEIQGCPIEGKEFARVLIDLVRDVKPELPDYPVCIECKVREIPCLIVERGLPCLGPITVAGCDARCPSYNTACIGCRGPIRDEANVAGELEMLLRKGYDRERILDLMSLFGARYKGLRSLIEGGKS; translated from the coding sequence ATGGGTAAGCTGAGGGCCGCTTTCTACTCCTTAACGGGTTGTCAAGGTGAATACCTCACTATCTTGGGTATGGAGGATATTCTACTCGATCTCCTCAGCTTAGTCGATATAGCTGAGTTCAAGTTAGCCAGCAGCAAGGAGTACGATGGGAAAGTAGATATAGCTTTTGTCGAGGGTTCCGTCTCCACTGAGAGGGATCTGGAGTACATAAAGAGGATAAGGGGGAACAGCAAGATACTAGTGGCCCTAGGGGATTGCGCTGTCTGGGGAGGGATACAAGCTTCTACGAGCGGGCAGGATCCGAAGGAGCTCATGAGATCAGTTTACAAGACGGAGAAGAACTTATATGGCTTCTTGGGAGAGCACAAGGGTATCTCGGAGGTAGTTCCAGTGGATTATGAGATTCAGGGATGCCCCATAGAGGGGAAGGAGTTCGCTAGAGTTTTAATAGATCTAGTGAGGGATGTGAAGCCCGAGCTACCGGATTATCCAGTGTGTATAGAGTGCAAAGTGAGGGAGATCCCCTGCTTGATAGTGGAGAGGGGCCTGCCCTGCTTGGGCCCCATAACAGTAGCTGGCTGCGATGCCAGGTGCCCATCTTACAATACCGCATGTATAGGCTGCAGGGGACCCATAAGGGATGAAGCTAATGTAGCTGGGGAGTTGGAGATGCTCCTGAGGAAGGGATACGATAGGGAGAGGATACTGGATCTGATGAGCCTCTTCGGAGCTAGGTATAAGGGTCTGAGATCTCTCATTGAGGGGGGTAAATCATGA
- a CDS encoding hydrogenase subunit gamma has product MMLQEEQFIPKPAEILEVNDMTSIEKLFRLKLMDEELERSFNYMPGQFVQVSVYGVGEATISICKSKTRPGPLELLVRRVGRVTNALHRLKEGDIVGIRGPFGNWFPVDEMEGHDVLIIAGGLGIAPVRGVLQHVLDNRGKYGEVNLLYGVKGYEETLFKDEVLSPFRGESGFRSFISFEKDDEFYENLMKKYPEFVKKGVVTVLFDLADSYIDPSNSYAIVAGPPVMYKFVLKELEKRNFPADRVYVTLERRMRCGVGKCGHCIIGGASSIAYVCKDGPVFSYFDILSIRGAI; this is encoded by the coding sequence ATGATGCTTCAGGAGGAGCAGTTCATCCCGAAACCAGCTGAGATATTGGAAGTTAATGATATGACGAGTATAGAGAAGCTCTTCCGCCTCAAACTCATGGATGAAGAGCTAGAGAGGTCCTTCAATTACATGCCGGGCCAGTTCGTCCAAGTGAGCGTTTACGGAGTGGGGGAGGCCACTATCTCGATATGCAAATCTAAGACGAGGCCGGGCCCACTCGAGCTACTAGTTAGGAGGGTTGGGAGGGTGACTAACGCATTGCACAGACTTAAGGAGGGAGATATAGTTGGGATAAGGGGTCCTTTCGGCAACTGGTTCCCAGTGGATGAGATGGAGGGACACGATGTCCTCATAATAGCTGGGGGTCTCGGTATAGCTCCCGTCAGGGGGGTACTTCAACACGTGCTGGATAATAGGGGGAAGTACGGTGAGGTCAACTTGCTCTACGGAGTCAAGGGATATGAGGAGACGCTATTCAAGGATGAGGTGCTGAGCCCCTTCAGGGGCGAGAGTGGCTTCAGATCCTTCATCTCCTTCGAGAAGGATGATGAATTCTACGAGAATCTGATGAAGAAGTATCCTGAATTCGTGAAGAAGGGAGTTGTTACGGTCCTATTCGATCTAGCTGATAGCTACATAGATCCGAGTAATAGCTACGCTATAGTAGCTGGCCCGCCCGTGATGTACAAATTCGTCCTCAAGGAGCTTGAGAAGAGGAACTTCCCAGCCGATAGGGTTTACGTGACTCTGGAGAGGAGGATGAGGTGCGGTGTGGGGAAGTGCGGTCACTGCATAATAGGAGGGGCGAGCTCAATAGCTTATGTTTGCAAGGACGGGCCCGTCTTCTCCTACTTCGATATCCTCTCCATTAGGGGGGCGATCTGA
- a CDS encoding 4Fe-4S dicluster domain-containing protein yields MLYLEMGKDELANLIEKLRGWGELHGPVKKGKFHSFERFDSIDEIDLNYTRTMIPPKKYFTRPREAIMRVNLRKGYELLEEDPKRIVLFGLHACDINAMKIMDSIYIDEFPDPYYAERRRNSFIVGLSCIPDEECFCKSMGTDYAYDGFDLFLHDIGDAYIIRVGTERGLELIRGLDLRKPSKDSLKKLADSERKRSSMFKKELLSSHLPDIADSLHDSDAWKEYIDRCLGCGSCTLVCPTCRCYDVSEYVDLNMENGFRMRRWDSCFLRSHALVAGGLNFRPTRADRFVHRYNCKSAVNRVTNLPYCVGCGRCTVFCPAEIDHVEVLNSVWGVVR; encoded by the coding sequence TTGCTCTATCTCGAAATGGGGAAGGACGAGCTAGCGAATCTCATAGAGAAGTTGAGGGGATGGGGGGAGCTGCACGGTCCGGTAAAGAAGGGCAAGTTTCACTCCTTTGAGAGGTTCGATTCGATCGATGAGATCGATCTGAATTACACGAGGACGATGATACCACCTAAGAAGTACTTCACTAGGCCCAGGGAGGCCATAATGAGGGTGAATTTGAGGAAGGGGTATGAGCTTTTAGAGGAGGATCCGAAGAGGATCGTATTATTCGGCCTCCATGCTTGCGATATAAATGCGATGAAGATAATGGATTCCATCTACATCGATGAGTTCCCAGATCCCTACTATGCAGAGAGGAGGAGGAACTCCTTCATAGTGGGATTGAGCTGCATCCCGGATGAGGAATGCTTCTGTAAATCCATGGGCACTGATTACGCTTACGATGGCTTCGACCTCTTCCTGCACGATATAGGGGATGCTTACATAATCAGAGTGGGAACTGAGAGGGGGCTCGAGCTCATAAGGGGCCTCGACCTCAGGAAACCGAGCAAGGATTCCCTCAAGAAGCTAGCTGATTCTGAGAGGAAGAGGAGCTCTATGTTCAAGAAGGAGCTCTTATCATCCCATCTCCCGGATATAGCTGATTCCCTCCACGATAGCGACGCTTGGAAGGAGTATATAGATCGCTGCCTCGGCTGCGGGTCCTGCACGTTAGTATGCCCGACTTGCAGATGCTACGATGTCTCGGAGTACGTGGATCTTAACATGGAGAATGGATTTAGGATGAGGAGATGGGATTCTTGTTTCCTCAGGAGCCATGCGTTAGTAGCTGGAGGCCTGAACTTCAGGCCAACTAGGGCCGATAGGTTCGTTCACAGGTACAATTGCAAGTCGGCAGTGAACAGGGTCACTAACCTGCCTTATTGTGTGGGATGCGGTAGGTGCACCGTCTTCTGCCCGGCTGAGATAGATCACGTCGAGGTCCTGAACTCTGTCTGGGGGGTGGTGAGATGA